The Arcobacter sp. F155 nucleotide sequence TTAACAACTTTTTTAACATTGTTTTCACTTAAAATTCTATGTACTATTTCATTGTGTTCTTTTGCATCTTTTGCAAAGTGAACTTTTATTCCCTTTGCATTTGCATTTTTTTCAAACTCTAAAAGATATTTATCTAAGTTTGCCATAGTATGAGACTTGATTTGGTCAGCATACCTTCTTAATGTTTCCCACTCTGGAATAGTTTTAGTAGTTCTATCTCTTTTTTCTCTTACAAACCAAAGAGCTTGGTCATGCCAATGCATTCTTTCATCATTTGCCACAAACTCTTTAGCTTTTGCTGGATGGTCATGTAAAACACTCATAATTAAACCTCCCCTGCAAGGATCTCAGTAATATGCATGATTTTTAAAGGTTTATTTTCTCTATTAACTAAACCTTGCATATGCATAAGACATGACATATCTGCACCTGTCATAATTTCAACATGTGAATCAATATGGTCTTTAATTCTATCTTTACCCATTGCAACAGAAATATCTTCTTCTGTTACAGAGAAAGTTCCACCAAAACCACAACACTCATCATCTCTGTTTAGTTCAACAATTTCTATTCCCTCTACTAAGTTAAGTAGGTTTTTTAGTTTATTGTTTTTAGGGATGTTAAGTTCACTTGGGCTTCCTAATTTTAAACCTCTATGACCATGACATGAGTTATGAACTCCTACTTTATGAGGGAAATAGGAGTCTATTTTTTCCACTTTTATAATGTCATGTAAAAACTCACAAACTTCATAAATAGAAGTTTTTACTTTGTTGTAGTCTTTGTCATCTTCATCAAAAAATGGTTTATAATGGTCTTTAACCATAGTTACACATGAACCAGTTGGAGCAACGATATAATCATATTTTTTGAAAATATCTACAAATCTAAGTGCTAATGTTTTCATATCTTTAGAGCAGCCTGAATTTGCCATTGGCTGCCCACAACAGGTTTGGTCCATTGGATACTCAACATCCATATCAAATTTCTTCAACAGTTTTAAAGTTGCCATCGAACTATTTGGATACAACTCATTCATAAAACAGGGAATAAATAAACCTACTTTCATTACCTAATCCTTAATTTTAGTTTACTTTATATTGTAAGTATATATTCTTGATATGAAAAACTTATGATATTTTTAAGTTTACTTAACTAATCAGTCAAGTGTTTTAGAAAAACAGTAATATCGTTATCTAAATAGTAATCTTTTATATGAATCTCTTTTCCTAAACCTTCACAAAAGTCTATTATCGTTTCACAAGAAACATTATTTAAACTATCTGCTTTTAAGAAGTTAAAGACAAAGCCTTTATTAGATGAAGCCAAGCAGTTTTCTATAAATCTAAACATCTGTTTTTTTCTAAGTATATTCATAGCTCCACTACAAATATAGTAGTCAGCTTTTGGTAGTTTATCTTTTACTATATCTCTAACCATAAACTTTTCGCTAGGAAATCTCTCTTTACTTAAAGTTACCATTCTTTGTTCTAAATCTAAGCCAATATAGTTTTTAGGTTTCAAGTTTGATTTCTTTAAATAATTTAAATACTCTGCAAAACCACAACCTGCATCAACAATAGAAGAATTTTTTATATCATCTTTTATAAATGAGTTTATAATTTCAAATCTAAGATATTGGGTAAACTGAGATTGCCAATGAACCCCTTGGGCACTTATTCCATATTTATCAATAGCTTTTTTATAAAATTTGTGATTGTCTATACCTATCATTTTATTTGTTCTATTACTACGCCATTATCTTTAATAAATTTTGAAACAACTTCAGAGTTTGTATGTTCATATGCTTTATCATAAACAATTCTTTTAATTCCTGCTGCTATTAAGTTTTTTGAACACTCACTACAAGGCTCTAAAGTTACATAAATTGTTGCATCTTCTATTGAGATACCTTTTCTTGCTGCCCAAATTAAAGCATTCATTTCAGCATGAATTTCATATGTTTTAGACCAATCATGGTGATCTTTTGTATATTCTCCATTCCAATGTGCACTACAATTAGTATATCCTGTTGGTGTTCCATTGTATCCCGTTGAAAGTATTCTTCCATCTTTTACAATAACAGCACCTACTTGTTTTGATACACACTTTGAAGCACTTGCTATTTCATGGGCAATATTTATAAAATTTCTATCACTTATCATTTAATTTTCCTAAAATAGTTTCATATTAATTTCATATAAATTACTCTTTAGTAGTAATTTTACAAAACTTCTAATTTTCTTTGATTTTTGCTAT carries:
- a CDS encoding (Fe-S)-binding protein, which gives rise to MKVGLFIPCFMNELYPNSSMATLKLLKKFDMDVEYPMDQTCCGQPMANSGCSKDMKTLALRFVDIFKKYDYIVAPTGSCVTMVKDHYKPFFDEDDKDYNKVKTSIYEVCEFLHDIIKVEKIDSYFPHKVGVHNSCHGHRGLKLGSPSELNIPKNNKLKNLLNLVEGIEIVELNRDDECCGFGGTFSVTEEDISVAMGKDRIKDHIDSHVEIMTGADMSCLMHMQGLVNRENKPLKIMHITEILAGEV
- a CDS encoding class I SAM-dependent methyltransferase codes for the protein MIGIDNHKFYKKAIDKYGISAQGVHWQSQFTQYLRFEIINSFIKDDIKNSSIVDAGCGFAEYLNYLKKSNLKPKNYIGLDLEQRMVTLSKERFPSEKFMVRDIVKDKLPKADYYICSGAMNILRKKQMFRFIENCLASSNKGFVFNFLKADSLNNVSCETIIDFCEGLGKEIHIKDYYLDNDITVFLKHLTD
- a CDS encoding dCMP deaminase family protein codes for the protein MISDRNFINIAHEIASASKCVSKQVGAVIVKDGRILSTGYNGTPTGYTNCSAHWNGEYTKDHHDWSKTYEIHAEMNALIWAARKGISIEDATIYVTLEPCSECSKNLIAAGIKRIVYDKAYEHTNSEVVSKFIKDNGVVIEQIK